The following is a genomic window from Sphingobacterium spiritivorum.
TATGAAACTTAATACTTTATTTGTAGTAGCAGTTATCGGAGGTAGTACATTATTTGCTTCCTGTAGTAATAAGACAGCTGAGCAGAATCAGTTGAAATATACACACACTTCATTAGTGGATGGTGATGCATATCGCTTTTTCCAGACAGTAGGAGAGAAAATCCCTTATGAATTAGCTTATGCAGAATATGCAGGGAGTGTTTCATCTGATGCAAAAGTGAAATCCTTGGCCGCTAAAATCAAAGAAGTTTACGGATCATTGATCCCTCATTTGGATAGCATAGCTACAGAAGTGCATGTTGACTTCCCGATCAGAGGAGCACAGGCATTCCAGGCTCCGGCTCAGCAAACTGCCGCTACAGACAGTACTGCTGTGACGTCAAAAGTTGCAAGTTATTCTGATGCTGCTTTCCTGAAACATGCAGAGCATGAGCAAACCCTTATCAAAGAGCAATTCGACCGTGTTTCCAGAAATACAAATGTGAAATTGCAAAAATTTGCTGCTGATCATGCAAAAGCTTTGGAAGAAGTGTATCACGCTGCCGGAGTAAAACATGATGAGCATGCTCACCATTAATAAATTAAATAATACTGTATGGCTGTAAAGCAAGTAGTTACAGGAATATTGTCGTATGGAATGTCCGGAAGGGTGTTCCATGCGCCGTTTATAGCGGGTAGTGATAGGTTTCAGCTGAAGGCTATTGTGGAGCGTAAAACCAAACACGCACACCTGGATTATCCGGAAATCATAAGCTATTCCAGTGTAAAGGAATTACTGGAAGACGCGGAGATCGAACTTGTCATTGTCAATACGCCAAACGATACGCATTTTGAATTTGCCAAAATGGCTTTATTGGCAGGCAAACATGTCCTGGTAGAAAAACCTTTTTCTCCGACTGTCAAAGAAGCAAAAGAACTTTTTGCTCTGGGACGTAAAATGAACCGACATGTACTTCCTTACCATAACAGACGCTTTGATTCTGACTTTCAATCCCTGAAAGCAACACTGGAATCAGGAAAGCTGGGCAAACCGGTCGAACTACACCTTCGATTTGACAGGTATAAGACTGAGATTGGTGTCAAAAAATTTAAGGAAACCAAACGTCCGGGAAGTGGTATATTGTATGATCTGGGATCACATCTGTTGGATCAGACAATTTCGCTATTCGGCAAGCCCAGGTCAGTAACAAAGATCTTATCTACTAATCGCCCTAAATCTAAGGTGGACGATTATGCCTGTCTGCTCTTGAATTACGGGAAAGGACTGAGCGTATTTATTACCGTCAGCCTAATGGTTGCCAATCCGCAAAAAAGCTTTGTTTTACATGCTCTGAAGGGATCTTTTGTAAAAGACAGAAGCGATGTACAGGAGCAGCAGCTGCTGGCAGGAATGTCTCCGAATGACAACGCTTACGGAATCGAACCGGAAGGGAAAGAAGCGTTACTAACCTTAGCAGATGATAAGGGAAATATGCTGACTGAATCTCTGGTTGCTGAGAGGGGTGATTATCGTAAATTATTTGAGGCCGTATACGAGACTTTACGTCATGGAGTCCCTTACTTCGTAACCGAAGATCAGATTTTACTGCAACTGGAAATACTGGCGCCATCAGGTTAGCATAGATTTAAATTAAGAAAGTGTTAATTATTTCTTAATGAATAATTAACATCAAGTCTTTAATATTGGTCTGAAAAATATTAAATTTAAAGATCTAAAATCTTATTATTTTGAGCGACCAATTTCCCGTCCTTAATCGCGAGCTTAGCTGGCTGCAATTTAACGAACGTGTGCTTCAGGAGGCCGCAGACGATACCGTACCTTTGTTGGAAAGATTGCGTTTTCTGGCTATCTACTCCTCCAACTTATCTGAGTTTTACAGCGTTCGCGTAGCCATTCTTCACCGTATGGTGGAAAATGAGCTGAAGAACAAAAAAATAGGATTTAAACCTAAAAAAGTGCTGAAACAAATTCAGCACAGCGTTTTGAAACTGGACAAGAAGTTTGATTACCTTTTTGATCAGGTGTTAATGAAACGTCTGGAAGAAGAAAATATCAATATTCTGGAAGCGGACGATCTGCGGGATGATCAGCGCGAATATCTGCACACCTATTTCCAGGAAGAAATCCTGAAATATCTGATCCCGATCTGGGTCAATGATCAGTTCTTTCCCAATATCAATGGCAGAAGTCTACATTTTATAGTAAAACTATCCCATAAGGATCAGGAAAGGATTTCTATTATAGAAATGCCTAAAAATGTGATCAGCCGTTTTCATCATGTACCTAACAGTGCCGGACAACATGAGATTATTCTTCTGGATGAAATCATCATGATGTTTCTGGAAGATATCTATACGGCAG
Proteins encoded in this region:
- a CDS encoding Gfo/Idh/MocA family protein, translated to MAVKQVVTGILSYGMSGRVFHAPFIAGSDRFQLKAIVERKTKHAHLDYPEIISYSSVKELLEDAEIELVIVNTPNDTHFEFAKMALLAGKHVLVEKPFSPTVKEAKELFALGRKMNRHVLPYHNRRFDSDFQSLKATLESGKLGKPVELHLRFDRYKTEIGVKKFKETKRPGSGILYDLGSHLLDQTISLFGKPRSVTKILSTNRPKSKVDDYACLLLNYGKGLSVFITVSLMVANPQKSFVLHALKGSFVKDRSDVQEQQLLAGMSPNDNAYGIEPEGKEALLTLADDKGNMLTESLVAERGDYRKLFEAVYETLRHGVPYFVTEDQILLQLEILAPSG